Sequence from the Lysobacter solisilvae genome:
TGTGGCTGCTCAAGCCGGCCACCTTCATGAACCTCTCGGGCAAGTCGGTCACCGCGGCACTGCGCTACTGGAAGATCGAGCCGGAAGAAATGCTCGTGGCCCACGACGAACTCGATCTGCCGACGGGTACCCCGCGGCTCAAGTTCGACGGCGGCGCCGGCGGCCAGAACGGCATCCGGGACATCATGCGTCTGCTCGGCCATGGCAAGTTCGCGCGGCTGCGCGTGGGCATCGGCCATCCCGGCCACAAGGACCGGGTGACGGGCTGGGTGCTGGGCAAGCCGGGTCGTGACGACGAGGCGGGCATCCTGCGCGCCATCGACGACGCCATCGACGTGCTGCCGCTGGCGGTCGCGGGTGACTTCAACGAGGCGATGAAGCGGTTGAATACGGCCAAGCCGTGATCGGGGTTGCGTGATTGGGGATTGGGGATTCGCGCGAATCCCCAATCCCGAATCACGAATGACGGATCCATCATGGGCATCAAATGCGGCATCGTCGGCCTGCCCAACGTCGGCAAGTCGACCCTGTTCAACGCGCTGACCAAGGCAGGCATCGCCGCGGCCAACTTCCCCTTCTGCACGATCGAGCCGAACGTCGGCGTCGTGCCCGTGCCCGATCCGCGCCTGAACGCGCTCAGCGAGATCGTCAAGCCGCAGAAGGTGATCCCCACCGCGGTCGAGTTCGTCGACATCGCCGGCCTGGTGGCCGGTGCGGCCAGCGGCGAAGGCCTGGGCAACAAGTTCCTCGCGCACATCCGCGAAGTGGACGCGATCACGCACGTCGTGCGGTGCTTCGAAAACCCGGACGTCATCCACGTCAACAACAAGGTGGACCCGATCGCCGACATCGAGACGATCGACACCGAGCTGGCGCTGGCGGACCTGGAGTCCGTCGACAAGGCCCTGCAGCGGGCCGAACGCACGGCCAAGACGGGCGACAAGGACGCCAAGATCCGCGTCGAGGTCCTCGGCCGCATCCGCGCCGCCCTGGACGCCGGCAAGCCCGCGCGCGCGCTGGCGCTGTCGGACGACGACCGGGCCCAGGTCCGCGACCTGTTCCTGCTGACGCTCAAGCCGGTGATGTACGTCGCCAACGTCCTGGAGGACGGCTTCGAGAACAACCCGCACCTGGACGCCGTGCGCGCCCGCGCAGTGGGCGAGGGCGCCGAAGTGGTGCCGGTGTCGGCGGCGATCGAGGAAGAACTCAGCCAGCTCGACGATGAGGACCGCGATACCTTCCTCAAGGACCTTGGGCTGGACGAGCCCGGCCTCAACCGCGTGATCCGTGCCGCCTACAAGCTGCTGGGCCTGCAGACCTACTTCACCGCCGGCGTGAAGGAAGTCCGCGCCTGGACAGTGAAGGCCGGCTCGACCGCCCCGCAGGCCGCGGCGGTGATCCACACCGATTTCGAGAAGGGGTTCATCCGCGCCGAGACGATCGCGTACGACGACTTCCTTCGCTACAAGGGCGAGTCCGGTGCCCGCGACGCCGGCCGGCTGCGCCTGGAGGGCAAGGAGTACCGGGTGCAGGAGGGCGACGTCCTACATTTCCGCTTCAACGTCTGATCCGCCGCGGACGCGCGCCGTTGTGCGCAGCAGCAAGTCGTTCCCGGGCGGCGGTTGGTTTGCCCAGACAGGAAACTGAAAAACAGCGTTGACATCCTGCCGGACGAACACCAGAATAGCGGGCTCTTTTGGAGGGATACCCAAGCGGCCAACGGGGGCAGACTGTAAATCTGCTGGCTTACGCCTTCGGTGGTTCGAATCCACCTCCCTCCACCAGTTTTTTCGGGGCACGTGCCTCGAAAGCCTCGGGAAGCAGCTAGAATGCAACACCCCGGCGCCTTACCAGCGACCGGATGCTCCAAAGGCAGTGCGCTCCAAGGCAGTTACGAACCAAACCGGTTTCGTCCGGCGCGGGAGTAGTTCAATGGTAGAACTGTAGCCTTCCAAGCTACTAGCGCGGGTTCGATTCCCGTCTCCCGCTCCATTGAAGCTTGAAACTGTTCGTCGTAGCCACTGTCCGCACCACCTGCTCACGTAGCTCAGTCGGTAGAGCACCTCCTTGGTAAGGAGGAGGTCGAAGGTTCGATTCCTTTCGTGAGCACCATCTTCCAGGTCCCGCCTGTTGGCGGAACCCGAGGTTCCAGACCCCGCTCCGGCGGGGTGATAAAGGCATCGACCCCGCCCGGCGGGGTTTTGTCACGTCCCCCATCCAAGCAGCACAACGAGAAGCGACAGCCATGGCAAAGGGTAAGTTCGAGCGCACCAAGCCCCACGTTAACGTCGGCACGATCGGCCACGTGGACCACGGCAAGACCACGCTGACGGCGGCGCTGACCAAGGTGGGCGCGGAACGTTTCGGCGGCGAGTTCAAGGCCTATGACGCGATCGACGCGGCGCCGGAAGAGAAGGCGCGCGGCATCACGATCTCGACGGCGCACGTCGAGTACGAAAGCCCGAACCGCCACTATGCACACGTGGACTGCCCGGGCCACGCCGACTACGTGAAGAACATGATCACGGGTGCGGCGCAGATGGACGGCGCGATCCTGGTGTGCTCGGCCGCTGACGGCCCGATGCCGCAGACGCGCGAACACATCCTGCTGTCGCGCCAGGTGGGCGTGCCGTACATCGTCGTGTTCCTGAACAAGGCCGACATGGTGGACGACGCCGAGCTGCTCGAGCTGGTCGAGATGGAAGTGCGCGAGCTGCTGAGCAAGTACGACTTCCCGGGCGACGACACCCCGATCATCCACGGTTCGGCGCGTCTGGCGCTGGAAGGCGACCAGTCGGAGATCGGCGTGCCGTCGATCATCAAGCTGGTCGAGGCGCTGGACTCGTTCATTCCGGAGCCGCAGCGTGACGTCGACAAGCCGTTCCTGATGCCGGTGGAAGACGTGTTCTCGATCTCGGGCCGCGGCACCGTGGTGACCGGCCGTATCGAGCGCGGCATCATCAAGGTGGGCGACGAAATCGAAATCGTCGGCATCCGTCCGACGCAGAAGACGACGGTCACGGGCGTGGAAATGTTCCGCAAGCTGCTGGACCAGGGCCAGGCGGGCGACAACGCCGGCCTGCTGCTGCGCGGCACCAAGCGCGACGACGTCGAGCGCGGCCACAGGTGCTGTGCAAGCCCGGTTCGATCACCCCGCACACCGAGTTCGAAGCCGAGGTGTACGTGCTGTCGAAGGACGAGGGTGGCCGTCACACGCCGTTCTTCAAGGGTTACCGCCCGCAGTTCTACTTCCGCACGACCGACATCACGGGCGCCTGCCAGCTGCCGGAAGGCGTGGAGATGGTGATGCCGGGCGACAACGTGAAGATGGTGGTGTCGCTGATCAACCCGGTGGCGATGGACGAAGGCCTGCGCTTCGCGATCCGCGAAGGCGGCCGTACCGTCGGCGCCGGCGTGGTGGCGAAGATCATCAAGTAATATCCCGGCGCGGCTCCAGCCGCGCCAATCCACCCCGTGTCCGCCTGCGGATGCGGGG
This genomic interval carries:
- the pth gene encoding aminoacyl-tRNA hydrolase, encoding MAGLRLIVGLGNPGPEHSRTRHNAGFWFVDALAEKLGGRFGLEAKLFGETAKVELAGQSLWLLKPATFMNLSGKSVTAALRYWKIEPEEMLVAHDELDLPTGTPRLKFDGGAGGQNGIRDIMRLLGHGKFARLRVGIGHPGHKDRVTGWVLGKPGRDDEAGILRAIDDAIDVLPLAVAGDFNEAMKRLNTAKP
- the ychF gene encoding redox-regulated ATPase YchF: MGIKCGIVGLPNVGKSTLFNALTKAGIAAANFPFCTIEPNVGVVPVPDPRLNALSEIVKPQKVIPTAVEFVDIAGLVAGAASGEGLGNKFLAHIREVDAITHVVRCFENPDVIHVNNKVDPIADIETIDTELALADLESVDKALQRAERTAKTGDKDAKIRVEVLGRIRAALDAGKPARALALSDDDRAQVRDLFLLTLKPVMYVANVLEDGFENNPHLDAVRARAVGEGAEVVPVSAAIEEELSQLDDEDRDTFLKDLGLDEPGLNRVIRAAYKLLGLQTYFTAGVKEVRAWTVKAGSTAPQAAAVIHTDFEKGFIRAETIAYDDFLRYKGESGARDAGRLRLEGKEYRVQEGDVLHFRFNV